The following proteins are encoded in a genomic region of Triticum dicoccoides isolate Atlit2015 ecotype Zavitan chromosome 1B, WEW_v2.0, whole genome shotgun sequence:
- the LOC119332895 gene encoding uncharacterized protein LOC119332895, which yields MASATPAVPDPALGLRHPGALARRIAMARGAAVAPALRPWLLFDAVPLVVVVLIAAHVLALGYWIYRLATDGSKLPARSKKH from the exons ATGGCCTCCGCCACCCCGGCGGTGCCCGACCCCGCCCTCGGCCTCCGCCACCCCGGCGCTCTCGCCCGCCGCATCGCCATGGCGCGCGGCGCCGCCGTCGCGCCGGCGCTTCGTCCCTGGCTCCTCTTCGACGCCGTGcccctcgtcgtcgtcgtcctcatcgccgcgCACGTCCTCGCCCTC GGCTACTGGATCTACAGGCTCGCCACCGACGGGTCCAAGCTCCCTGCGCGGAGCAAGAAACACTAG